CAGCGCTGTCCTGCCGTAATGCGTCGAAACAGGCGGCCGTTGTATCAAACCGACGGATCTCCGTCCATTTCACCGCGCCCTTCGACATTTTCAACAGGCTTCTTCGGTTTTTCAGTGCCTCGGGATCGTCTTCGAGCCGCTTAAGGCCGTCTACCACATACAGTCGGTCGACGCCCAACGCATTTACATTCCGGATGACGTTTCCGATGTTATCAATGTATTTGGGGTTTTCGAGAACGGCGATGAGCATGGTAATGATCGAATGAGGTAATGAGCGAATTAGCGAATGGCTGAATTAGATAATGAGAAAATGAGATAATTAGGGAATGGGGTAGTGGGGTAAAGGGTTATCGGGCGAGTGTAAAAATACGGAGAGTGATGTTTATAACACGGATAGACATCGTTTTTCCTTCGTCTATTTTCGGATTTAGGCTGGTTATAACGTATCAACAAGTAGGATTATTAACGAATCTGTATAGCTATTTTAGGAGGGGTTAGTCAAGAACCAAGAACCAAGAACCAAAAACCACCAACCACAACGCCACCCCAGACCTTCGTGCGTATCGCTTCCGAACTCCCGATCTTCCGTTCTCCCGAACTCCCGAACTTTCGACTTCTCACTTTCGACTCAATTACTTAATCCTCAATTTATCCTCCCATAATCAAACAATTCTTCAATTTCAACGCCCTTTTCCTATCTTTGCCAATACCAACCAAATAACCCCATGCTTTCCCTGAACGTCAAAAACGAGACCTCCCGATTGCGCGCCGTCGTGCTCGGAACCGC
This genomic interval from Flavobacterium sp. HJ-32-4 contains the following:
- a CDS encoding TrmH family RNA methyltransferase; its protein translation is MLIAVLENPKYIDNIGNVIRNVNALGVDRLYVVDGLKRLEDDPEALKNRRSLLKMSKGAVKWTEIRRFDTTAACFDALRQDSAVSVGTSPHAIGRQSIALPVSNLTAPQLAIWFGDEANGLSPEALGHCDFCVRIEMNGAVESLNLATTTGIVLYEAVRQRRKS